The following coding sequences lie in one Eremothecium sinecaudum strain ATCC 58844 chromosome IV, complete sequence genomic window:
- the RTG3 gene encoding Rtg3p (Syntenic homolog of Ashbya gossypii ADR067W; Syntenic homolog of Saccharomyces cerevisiae YBL103C (RTG3)), with translation MNSKQQESDDFLNDLLRKSQATGVQTATVDHKTPFPNRMENTNEFVKYTQSDVSDIIGGEGAFLEEYFSGNGQDLKRGFGTDNLLFQGGGIQGATGGLNGRENNEEGVNNSETIGSFLGSSVDSDFLSPAGSYYQHQRLNSLESQSYSHQINNNLRSPSTSARTGAQFSGSLRAQTIPTIAARHSSLSSSVLSTPVDNVGGAGPTSVGATNGVMGNTAGMTQEEKMRRRREFHNAVERRRRELIKSKIKVLGKLVPPSLLNYNEEGKEMRLNKGIILHKTVEYVEYLKQVLEVQERKKIQLQNKVISLEQRRCELQKQAILPQESEHSDFGDTSSPEQIIDSRVVPQATREFNSALLQTTRDVSNTALQAAKEPPVIVDDGLLPLPDDLHQFLSGSQMEREDNTRLMFNAGSENPTGSLLHFET, from the coding sequence ATGAATAGCAAGCAGCAGGAGTCTGATGATTTCCTTAACGATCTTCTAAGAAAATCTCAGGCTACTGGAGTTCAAACTGCAACTGTGGATCATAAGACCCCGTTTCCAAATAGAATGGAAAATACCAACGAATTTGTAAAATATACTCAGTCAGATGTATCAGATATCATAGGAGGGGAGGGTGCTTTTTTAGAAGAGTACTTCAGTGGCAATGGGCAGGACCTTAAGCGAGGGTTTGGTACAGATAATCTTTTATTTCAAGGAGGGGGGATTCAAGGTGCTACAGGAGGGTTAAATGGTCGGGAAAATAACGAGGAAGGTGTCAATAACTCAGAAACCATAGGCTCGTTTCTGGGCTCTAGTGTTGACAGTGACTTTTTATCTCCAGCGGGTTCATACTACCAACATCAGCGGTTGAACTCGCTTGAGTCACAGAGCTATTCTCACcaaattaataataatctACGCTCTCCTTCTACAAGTGCACGTACTGGAGCGCAGTTTTCAGGATCGCTCCGTGCACAGACTATCCCTACGATTGCTGCGAGGCACTCGTCCTTGAGCAGCAGCGTGCTGAGTACGCCTGTGGATAATGTGGGAGGAGCCGGGCCGACCAGCGTTGGGGCCACGAATGGTGTTATGGGAAACACTGCAGGCATGACCCAAGAAGAGAAAATGCGCCGGCGGAGGGAGTTCCATAATGCTGTGGAACGTCGGCGGCGTGAGCTCATCAAATCTAAGATCAAAGTTCTTGGCAAGTTGGTGCCCCCGAGCCTCTTGAATTACAATGAAGAAGGCAAGGAGATGCGACTTAACAAAGGGATCATCCTACACAAGACTGTAGAGTATGTTGAATACTTGAAGCAGGTCTTGGAGGTGCAAGAACGCAAGAAAATTCAGCTACAAAACAAGGTGATCAGTCTGGAACAGCGCCGTTGTGAGCTTCAGAAGCAGGCAATTTTGCCTCAAGAATCGGAACACTCCGATTTCGGCGATACTTCTTCTCCAGAACAGATCATCGATAGCAGAGTGGTCCCACAGGCTACAAGAGAATTTAATAGCGCATTGCTACAGACTACACGGGATGTCAGCAATACGGCGCTGCAGGCGGCAAAAGAACCTCCCGTCATTGTTGATGACGGTTTATTGCCGTTGCCGGACGACCTACATCAATTTTTATCGGGAAGTCAGATGGAACGCGAGGACAACACAAGACTCATGTTCAACGCTGGCTCCGAAAACCCCACCGGTTCCCTCCTGCACTTCGAAACTTAG